From a single Tachypleus tridentatus isolate NWPU-2018 chromosome 6, ASM421037v1, whole genome shotgun sequence genomic region:
- the LOC143253833 gene encoding spondin-2-like: MRMFKLTKAHRECLVASQEGRILKKSAYRLVWWTLLIDSVLAKASSSCPPNTLSIYRVSLVTEWSEEKFPKQYPQWRPHAQWSNIQGNSHNSSYSFWRLGDVASESLKTFVNNGRSGILEQSFQGAGGIYDVFSAPPIDGGVGRTQAEFFADSNHSLVSLACRIIPSPDWFIGVSSLDMCVNGKWLDEITLDVDPLDAGTDNGFTFTAPRWETYPRTKISRITARHHNHPANSFYYPLLEKLPRIAVFQFTKTKTYELSEAFSPGKENVVNDKKDKGSKGIKRGTEKSVFLKEVDTNTVNYKGTFEGLRIKIIRNNDPKEDVEKSRRLRTRKLIKLLKEKRRLESRSRAQSQLRQCHVSNWSDWSSCSNSCGFGRIVRMRKVVRHGDLPCPRLEESWWCRGRTCQKNKRYFFW, from the exons ATGCGAATGTTCAAATTAACAAAAGCACATCGAGAGTGTCTTGTTGCAAGTCAAGAAGGCAGAATCTTAAAGAAGAGTGCCTACAGGTTAGTGTGGTGGACTTTACTGATAGATTCTGTTTTGGCTAAAGCGTCTAGCAGTTGTCCCCCAAACACATTGTCTATCTATAGGGTGTCTCTCGTCACTGAATGGTCAGAAGAAAAATTTCCAAAACAATATCCTCAATGGAGACCCCACGCCCAGTGGTCAAACATTCAAG GTAATTCTCATAATAGTAGCTATAGCTTTTGGAGACTTGGTGATGTGGCATCCGAAAGCTTGAAAACCTTTGTAAATAACGGAAGGTCGGGCATCTTGGAACAGTCTTTCCAAGGCGCAGGCGGAATTTACGACGTGTTCTCAGCTCCGCCAATAGATGGCGGTGTTGGTCGTACCCAAGCCGAGTTCTTTGCTGATAGTAATCATTCGTTG GTTTCCCTGGCTTGTCGAATCATACCGAGTCCTGATTGGTTCATTGGCGTGAGCAGTTTGGATATGTGTGTAAACGGCAAATGGTTAGATGAAATTACATTAGACGTGGACCCATTAGACGCCGGCACTGACAATGGCTTTACATTCACTGCTCCAAGATGGGAGACATATCCTAGGACTAAAATCTCGCGGATCACAGCTCGTCATCACAACCATCCAGCCAATTCTTTCTACTATCCTCTTCTTGAAAAGCTGCCTAGAATAGCCGTATTCCAGTTTACCAAAACCAAAACCTATGAATTGAGCGAAGCATTTTCTCCGGgtaaagaaaatgttgttaacGACAAAAAAGACAAAGGGTCAAAAGGTATAAAGAGAGGAACAGAAAAATCTGTTTTCCTGAAAGAAGTGGATACCAATACAGTTAACTACAAAGGTACTTTTGAGGGTTTAAGAATCAAAATCATTAGAAATAATGACCCAAAGGAAGACGTGGAAAAATCTAGAAGGCTTCGAACCAGAAAACTGATCaaactattaaaagaaaaaaggagACTCGAGTCTCGTTCAAGAGCTCAGT CCCAGCTTCGCCAGTGTCACGTCAGCAACTGGTCAGACTGGTCATCCTGTAGCAATAGTTGTGGCTTTGGAAGGATCGTTCGCATGAGGAAGGTGGTGAGACATGGAGACTTACCTTGTCCACGGTTAGAAGAGTCATGGTGGTGTCGTGGAAGAACGTGTCagaaaaacaaacgttatttCTTTTGGTAA